The Fibrobacter sp. genomic sequence ATAGGAGAATAACCAATGGCCGCTTCCATCGCTATTGCAATTCTTGTCATTCTCATATTCAGTTCCAGCGCCATCGTGGAACTGATCCAAAAGAAACGCCATGAAAAGACGGGAGAATCCATTATCAAGGAACCCTGGGTAGAAATCCACCAGATTCCTGGCTACCGGGACGCCCGAAAAGTGGCGGCCTTCTACCCTCTCAAGGGAGAACCCAATATTTTGCCCATCGTGCAGGAACTCTCCATGGAGGGCCGGCTTCTACTGCCCAAGGTGACGGGCGAAACCACCATGGAATTCTACCCCATCGAGAACCTGAAAAAAGATTTGGTTCAGGGGCACTTCGGCATCATGGAACCCCGCGAAGGAATCGCCCCCTGGGAAGGCCCCATCTCCGTATTCCTGGTTCCAGGAACAAAGTTCAACTGGGACGGGAGTAGGCAAGGCCACGGCAAGGGTTACTACGACCGGTACCTGGCCAAGTTCCCCAGCGCTTACAAGGCAGGTATTGCCACCCCGGCACAGATTTCCGACACACCCCTAGAGCAGAAACCGACGGACATCCAGATGAATTCCGTTATCGCCTGCAGAGAGAGGTATTGATTATGAATTTCGAGAACAACGACAAGAAATTTGAACGACGTAGCTTCGGAGAAGAACGACGTTTTTCTCAGGCAAATACGGCCCCCCCCCGTTTTGACAAGCCCCGCTTCAACCGCCCGCGCCCAGAAAACGTGGTCCGGGCTATCGGCGACAAGGACGCAGCACCCCAAGTTGCCGTCGGCGGCATTAAAGAAGTAGAAGCCCTACTCGAGAACGAGCCCCTGAAGGTCCATCGGGTGCTGTTCATGCACCAGTCTAAAAACCCAAAGCTCTACAGCCTGCAAAAACTGGCCAAAAAGGCCCACGTGCATGTGCAACAAGTGGATTCTAAAATTTTGGACTCTTACGCGCGGCCGAACCAGGGCGTGGTGGCCTTGATGAACGAAAAGGAACTGTTGGCCTGGGAAGACGTGCGGGAGGAATTTTTCAACGCCCGTGATACCGGCGAAAGAAAGCTTATCGCCGTAGCCACCAACATCGAAGACCCGCGAAACCTGGGAGCCTGCATCCGTAGCTGCCTCGCCCTGGGCGTGGACCTGTTCATGATTCCCGCAAAAGGCATGTGCGGAATTACGCCAAGCGTAGAGCGGACCTCTGCCGGAGCGCTGCAAAAAATGCGAATTTGCAGGCCCGACAACCTGGAAGGGGCCATCGGGGAGCTGAAACTGGCGGGTTACCAGATTCTGGGCCTCGATGCCGACACCGAGACGAACCTGGCCGGTTTCGACTTTGCTGACCATGCGGTCATTGCCGTAGGCGGCGAAGACGTGGGCCTTCCGCCCTTCGTGAAAAAACAGTGCGACGCCGTGCTCCGGATTCCCATGATGCCCGAAGCTCATTCCTACAACGCCTCCGTGGCCCTATCTTTGGGCCTGTACGAATACGCAAGGCTCCGCATCAAGAATTAATTATTTATTTTGGAAGGGATTGCAACTAAGAAGGACTCAATATGGAAAGCGCAAGAAAAATCGTCAACCAGTTTCTGAAAGGAAAATTCGAGGACAAGGACCTAAAGAGCGAACTGTATAAGGCCGCCGAAGCCGCCATGGAAGACGGCTGGACCTTTATGGACACCTCCTTCCAGATTGGAGGCCTTGCCCGTGAACGCGGCATGGCCGACGACGAAGTGGAACAGATTTTGCGCAGGGCCTTCTCCAGCGAAAAACGTTCTTCTGAACGGGAAGAAGCAAAGCCCGAACCCCACAGGGAAACCACCCAGGCGGCGGCACCGCCACAGACCACCATCATGCCGGCATTCACCACCAGCATGATTCCCATGGAACAGATGCTGGCCATGGGTCTTGATACCCAGTCCCTGGAACTGTTGCAGAACTTCAAGATTGACCCCGAAGCCCTGTCTATTCCATGGCCTGCCGCCGACTGGCGTAAGGACCTGGCCAAGCTTCTGGAAGCAACCTTCGAAGAAGACGAAACCATCGACTTCAAGATTTCGGACACTCCTACCGCCACATCGGAACTGGTGTCCAACATCGTGGGCCAGGACGATGCCATCAAGAAAATCATGAAGAGCTTGGACAGCCCCGAAGGAGCACTTATCTGCATCAACGCCACCAAGGGTGGCGAAGACGCCTCCGACGAGAGCTGGAAATATCGCTACGTAATGGTGGACAATCCCAAGATGACGCTAGCCAAGCAGCTGGCCTACTTTAAGGCGTTGAACCTTCCCTGCGCAGCCCTCATCAACACCGGCGCAAACTCCGTGCAGGCCTGGGTAAAGATTGGAGCCGACAACCAAGAGGAATACGACGAACGGGTCGATTTCCTGTTCAGCACCCTTGCCTCCCAAGGTTTCCAGGTAGATTCCAGCAACAGAAACCCAAGCATGATGGTCCGCATGCCGGGCGTGCTCCGTGGCGGAAAGCAGCAGTACTTGATCAGCTTGGAACAGGGTGCCAAGAACTTTGCCGAATGGAAACAGTGGGTGGAATACTCCCTAGACGGCAAGCCCCTCATCGAGCTTGCCAGCGACAGCGAAGAGGCCCCG encodes the following:
- a CDS encoding AAA family ATPase; this encodes MESARKIVNQFLKGKFEDKDLKSELYKAAEAAMEDGWTFMDTSFQIGGLARERGMADDEVEQILRRAFSSEKRSSEREEAKPEPHRETTQAAAPPQTTIMPAFTTSMIPMEQMLAMGLDTQSLELLQNFKIDPEALSIPWPAADWRKDLAKLLEATFEEDETIDFKISDTPTATSELVSNIVGQDDAIKKIMKSLDSPEGALICINATKGGEDASDESWKYRYVMVDNPKMTLAKQLAYFKALNLPCAALINTGANSVQAWVKIGADNQEEYDERVDFLFSTLASQGFQVDSSNRNPSMMVRMPGVLRGGKQQYLISLEQGAKNFAEWKQWVEYSLDGKPLIELASDSEEAPKKDEVLIQNMLQAGEFFLFTAPPKCGKSMALMDLGLSLCYGEEWFGNATTMSDVLFINFELTKSVFLNRLYLLANKRGLPASTGNFGFLNLRGVALSPLETAQLIAKRVEGAKKMGNHNYRTIVIDPISAVFHNPKAMRITGAPHQILMQMVDTIIALTGCAVVAACNNDEYPYLESRADSVLKLTPVEGGLNQFQINGSFREFPKLLARDCSWIYPRFWV
- a CDS encoding 5-formyltetrahydrofolate cyclo-ligase; the encoded protein is MAASIAIAILVILIFSSSAIVELIQKKRHEKTGESIIKEPWVEIHQIPGYRDARKVAAFYPLKGEPNILPIVQELSMEGRLLLPKVTGETTMEFYPIENLKKDLVQGHFGIMEPREGIAPWEGPISVFLVPGTKFNWDGSRQGHGKGYYDRYLAKFPSAYKAGIATPAQISDTPLEQKPTDIQMNSVIACRERY